The following are encoded together in the Nocardioides okcheonensis genome:
- the ptsP gene encoding phosphoenolpyruvate--protein phosphotransferase: MTTPASTTLSGTPVVPGVAAGPVLHVRGEVSPDAIARFGEGDFADADAALAGYDEAAAAVAATFSEKAASAQGAAAEVLTASAGLARDKGLRSAVAKNLQAGQGPVAAVQGAVEQFVTIFTNMGGLMAERVTDLRDIERRVVAHLVGEPAPGVPTPSEPSILVAEDLAPSDTSGLDPALVTALVTERGGATSHTAIIARQLGIPCVVGAAGITALAEGTFVVVDGEAGTIEQDADPEDARSRVEESRRLREELASWTGPAATSDGMPVKLLANVADGPSAESAGTEPVQGVGLFRTELCFLNRKDEPGVEEQADIYAGVLAPYADGRYVVVRTLDAGSDKPIAFATHEGEENPALGVRGLRLSFDNPGLMERQLDGIAAAAERTGTETWVMAPMVATVAEAADFAGKVRARGLKAGIMVEIPSAALLAHRMLEVVDFLSIGTNDLTQYAMAADRMATDLAHLTDPWQPAVLQLIAITAHAGAEAGKPVGVCGEAAADPLLATALIGMGISSLSMAARAVRPVGAQLARVSFETCEVAAEAALGAPDPMAARAAVREVLGH, translated from the coding sequence ATGACCACACCCGCCAGCACCACCCTGAGCGGGACCCCGGTCGTGCCGGGTGTCGCCGCCGGACCCGTCCTCCACGTGCGCGGGGAGGTCTCGCCGGACGCGATCGCGCGCTTCGGTGAGGGCGACTTCGCCGACGCCGACGCCGCCCTCGCCGGCTACGACGAGGCGGCCGCCGCGGTCGCCGCCACCTTCTCCGAGAAGGCCGCGTCGGCGCAGGGGGCCGCGGCCGAGGTGCTCACCGCCAGCGCCGGCCTGGCGCGCGACAAGGGCCTGCGCTCGGCGGTGGCGAAGAACCTCCAGGCCGGGCAGGGCCCGGTGGCGGCCGTGCAGGGCGCCGTCGAGCAGTTCGTCACCATCTTCACCAACATGGGCGGCCTGATGGCCGAGCGGGTCACCGACCTGCGCGACATCGAGCGCCGCGTCGTCGCCCACCTCGTCGGCGAGCCCGCCCCCGGCGTCCCGACCCCCTCGGAGCCGTCGATCCTGGTGGCCGAGGACCTCGCCCCGAGCGACACGTCGGGCCTCGACCCGGCGCTGGTCACCGCGCTCGTCACCGAGCGGGGCGGCGCGACCAGCCACACCGCGATCATCGCCCGCCAGCTCGGCATCCCCTGCGTCGTGGGCGCGGCCGGCATCACCGCGCTGGCCGAGGGCACCTTCGTCGTCGTCGACGGGGAGGCCGGCACCATCGAGCAGGACGCCGACCCCGAGGACGCGCGCTCGCGCGTGGAGGAGAGCCGGCGGCTGCGCGAGGAGCTCGCGTCGTGGACCGGCCCGGCCGCCACCTCCGACGGGATGCCGGTCAAGCTGCTCGCCAACGTCGCGGACGGCCCGTCGGCCGAGTCGGCCGGCACCGAGCCCGTCCAGGGCGTCGGCCTCTTCCGCACCGAGCTGTGCTTCCTCAACCGCAAGGACGAGCCGGGAGTGGAGGAGCAGGCCGACATCTACGCCGGCGTGCTCGCGCCCTACGCCGACGGCCGCTACGTCGTCGTCCGCACCCTCGACGCGGGCTCGGACAAGCCGATCGCCTTCGCCACCCACGAGGGGGAGGAGAACCCCGCCCTCGGCGTCCGCGGGCTCCGGCTCAGCTTCGACAACCCCGGCCTGATGGAGCGCCAGCTCGACGGCATCGCCGCGGCGGCGGAGCGGACGGGCACCGAGACCTGGGTGATGGCGCCGATGGTGGCCACGGTCGCCGAGGCGGCCGACTTCGCCGGGAAGGTCCGCGCCCGCGGCCTGAAGGCCGGGATCATGGTCGAGATCCCGAGCGCGGCGCTGCTCGCCCACCGGATGCTCGAGGTCGTCGACTTCCTCTCCATCGGCACCAACGACCTCACCCAGTACGCCATGGCCGCCGACCGGATGGCCACCGACCTGGCCCACCTCACCGACCCGTGGCAGCCGGCGGTCCTCCAGCTCATCGCCATCACCGCCCACGCGGGCGCGGAGGCCGGCAAGCCCGTCGGCGTGTGCGGCGAGGCGGCCGCCGACCCGCTGCTGGCCACCGCCCTGATCGGCATGGGGATCTCCTCGCTGTCGATGGCCGCCCGCGCCGTCCGCCCGGTCGGCGCCCAGCTGGCCCGGGTCAGCTTCGAGACCTGCGAGGTCGCAGCGGAGGCCGCGCTCGGCGCCCCCGACCCGATGGCCGCCCGTGCGGCCGTACGCGAGGTGCTGGGCCACTGA
- a CDS encoding HPr family phosphocarrier protein — MPSKSVVVGSAVGLHARPAAIIAEKAGELGSDVTINGVDASSSLMIMTLGAGHGDTVEVAGDDQAAVDAIAALVEQDLDA; from the coding sequence ATGCCCAGCAAGTCCGTCGTCGTCGGCTCCGCCGTCGGCCTCCACGCCCGCCCCGCCGCGATCATCGCCGAGAAGGCCGGTGAGCTCGGCTCCGACGTCACCATCAACGGCGTCGACGCGAGCTCGTCGCTGATGATCATGACCCTCGGCGCCGGTCACGGCGACACCGTCGAGGTCGCCGGTGACGACCAGGCCGCGGTCGACGCGATCGCCGCGCTGGTCGAGCAGGACCTCGACGCCTGA
- a CDS encoding bifunctional riboflavin kinase/FAD synthetase, producing the protein MQIWRDVDDVPADLGRTVVSIGNFDGVHRGHAHVLRQARETAARLGVDTVVAVTFDPHPMAVLRPEHAPPTLTSIETRARLLEGAGVDAILVVGFDRGIAAWSPEEFIDRILVDGLHAAAVVVGANFRFGAKAAGEVATLVAAGDTRGFETVGVPLDGGPQVWSSTYVRQCLATGDVAGASEALGRPFTVRGTVVEGDKRGRELGYPTANVPVPPVDAAPADGVYAGWLTRLDTGERYPAAISVGTNPTFEGERERRVESYVLDRDDLELYGVEVEVAFTERLRGMVKFDGIEALLETMAGDVVRAREVLGG; encoded by the coding sequence GTGCAGATCTGGCGAGACGTCGACGACGTGCCGGCCGACCTCGGCCGCACGGTCGTCAGCATCGGCAACTTCGACGGTGTCCACCGCGGGCACGCCCACGTGCTGCGGCAGGCCCGCGAGACGGCGGCCCGACTGGGCGTCGACACGGTCGTCGCGGTGACGTTCGACCCGCACCCGATGGCGGTGCTGCGCCCGGAGCACGCCCCGCCGACGCTCACCTCGATCGAGACGCGTGCGCGGCTGCTCGAGGGCGCGGGGGTCGACGCGATCCTCGTGGTCGGCTTCGACCGCGGCATCGCGGCCTGGTCGCCCGAGGAGTTCATCGACCGCATCCTGGTCGACGGGCTCCACGCCGCGGCCGTCGTCGTGGGCGCCAACTTCCGCTTCGGCGCCAAGGCCGCCGGCGAGGTCGCGACGCTGGTCGCGGCCGGCGACACCCGCGGGTTCGAGACCGTCGGCGTCCCGCTCGACGGCGGCCCGCAGGTCTGGAGCTCGACCTACGTCCGCCAGTGCCTGGCCACCGGTGACGTCGCCGGAGCCTCCGAGGCGCTCGGCCGCCCGTTCACCGTCCGCGGCACCGTCGTCGAGGGCGACAAGCGCGGGCGCGAGCTCGGCTACCCGACCGCCAACGTCCCGGTCCCGCCGGTCGACGCCGCGCCCGCCGACGGGGTCTATGCCGGCTGGCTGACCCGCCTCGACACCGGTGAGCGCTACCCCGCGGCGATCTCGGTCGGCACCAACCCGACCTTCGAGGGCGAGCGCGAGCGCCGGGTCGAGTCCTACGTCCTCGACCGCGACGACCTCGAGCTCTACGGCGTCGAGGTCGAGGTGGCGTTCACCGAGCGGCTGCGCGGGATGGTGAAGTTCGACGGCATCGAGGCGCTCCTGGAGACGATGGCCGGCGACGTCGTCCGGGCGCGCGAGGTCCTGGGTGGCTGA
- the infB gene encoding translation initiation factor IF-2 codes for MGSRPAPRTPSSDDNRPPRPPAGGGDARPGMPRPNPAMMPKSPAAFGNGPGARPARGGPGGGPGRPGAPGRGGAPGRPGAGAPGGAPGRPGGFGPSGGGRPGGGRPGQRGQTQGAFGRPGGPSRRGRKSKRARRQEFEAMEAPTIGGVRVRKGNGETVRLPRGASLTDFAEKINVDAAALVQMLFSLGEMVTSTQSVGDETFELLAEELNYVVQIVSPEDEDRELLETFDLEFGADEGEESDLVVRPPVVTVMGHVDHGKTKLLDALRNANVVDREAGGITQHIGAYQVHTEVDGDDRRITLIDTPGHEAFTAMRARGAQATDIAILVVAADDGVMPQTVEALNHAKAANVPIVVAVNKIDKPEADSTKVRGQLTEYGLIPEEYGGDAMFVDVSAKAGLNLDKLLEAVVLTADASLDLRANPDQDAQGLVVEAHLDRGRGPVATVLVQRGTLRVGDSIVAGPAHGRVRAMLDEHGNEITEADPSRPAMVLGLSAVPGAGQNFIVVEDDRMARQIAEKREARERAAMQAKRRVRRSLEDFMASMEKGESQELNLILKGDVSGSVEALEDALSQIDVGDEVSLRVIDRGVGAITETNVDLAAASDAIIIGFNVRPQGKASQMADKEGVEIRYYSVIYQAIEEIEAALKGMLKPIYEESTLGQAEIREIFRSSKAGNIAGCMVTSGVLRRNAKVRILRDGSVVADNLDLASLRREKDDASEVREGFECGLVLRNFQDIKIGDVVEAFEMREIART; via the coding sequence ATGGGCTCGCGCCCCGCCCCGCGCACCCCGAGCAGCGACGACAACCGTCCGCCGCGTCCGCCGGCCGGCGGCGGCGACGCACGCCCCGGCATGCCGCGCCCCAACCCGGCGATGATGCCCAAGTCGCCCGCTGCCTTCGGCAACGGTCCCGGCGCCCGTCCGGCCCGTGGTGGCCCCGGCGGCGGCCCCGGTCGTCCCGGTGCCCCCGGTCGCGGCGGCGCTCCGGGTCGCCCCGGAGCCGGCGCCCCCGGCGGCGCTCCCGGTCGTCCGGGTGGCTTCGGCCCCTCCGGCGGCGGTCGCCCCGGCGGCGGTCGTCCCGGCCAGCGTGGCCAGACCCAGGGTGCCTTCGGTCGCCCGGGTGGTCCGTCGCGCCGTGGCCGCAAGTCGAAGCGGGCGCGTCGTCAGGAGTTCGAGGCCATGGAGGCCCCGACCATCGGCGGCGTGCGCGTCCGCAAGGGCAACGGCGAGACCGTCCGGCTGCCCCGTGGCGCGTCCCTGACCGACTTCGCCGAGAAGATCAACGTCGACGCGGCGGCGCTCGTGCAGATGCTGTTCTCGCTCGGCGAGATGGTCACCTCGACCCAGTCCGTGGGCGACGAGACGTTCGAGCTGCTCGCCGAGGAGCTCAACTACGTCGTCCAGATCGTGTCCCCGGAGGACGAGGACCGCGAGCTGCTCGAGACGTTCGACCTCGAGTTCGGCGCCGACGAGGGCGAGGAGTCCGACCTCGTGGTCCGGCCCCCGGTCGTCACCGTCATGGGTCACGTCGACCACGGAAAGACCAAGCTCCTCGACGCGCTGCGCAACGCCAACGTCGTCGACAGGGAGGCCGGTGGCATCACCCAGCACATCGGTGCCTACCAGGTCCACACCGAGGTCGACGGCGACGACCGTCGCATCACCCTCATCGACACCCCCGGTCACGAGGCGTTCACCGCCATGCGTGCCCGTGGTGCCCAGGCCACCGACATCGCGATCCTGGTCGTCGCGGCCGACGACGGCGTCATGCCGCAGACGGTCGAGGCGCTCAACCACGCCAAGGCGGCCAACGTGCCGATCGTGGTGGCGGTCAACAAGATCGACAAGCCGGAGGCCGACTCGACCAAGGTCCGCGGCCAGCTCACCGAGTACGGCCTGATCCCCGAGGAGTACGGCGGCGACGCGATGTTCGTCGACGTCTCGGCCAAGGCCGGGCTCAACCTCGACAAGCTGCTCGAGGCCGTGGTCCTGACCGCGGACGCCTCGCTCGACCTGCGGGCCAACCCCGACCAGGACGCCCAGGGCCTCGTGGTCGAGGCGCACCTCGACCGCGGTCGCGGTCCGGTCGCCACGGTCCTCGTCCAGCGCGGCACGCTGCGCGTGGGCGACTCGATCGTCGCCGGTCCGGCCCACGGCCGTGTCCGCGCGATGCTCGACGAGCACGGCAACGAGATCACCGAGGCCGACCCGTCGCGTCCCGCGATGGTGCTGGGTCTCTCGGCGGTGCCGGGCGCGGGCCAGAACTTCATCGTGGTCGAGGACGACCGCATGGCCCGCCAGATCGCCGAGAAGCGCGAGGCGCGCGAGCGGGCGGCCATGCAGGCCAAGCGTCGCGTGCGTCGCAGCCTCGAGGACTTCATGGCCTCCATGGAGAAGGGCGAGAGCCAGGAGCTCAACCTCATCCTCAAGGGCGACGTGTCCGGTTCGGTCGAGGCCCTCGAGGACGCCCTGTCGCAGATCGACGTCGGCGACGAGGTCTCGCTCCGCGTCATCGACCGCGGTGTCGGTGCGATCACCGAGACCAACGTCGACCTGGCCGCCGCCTCCGACGCCATCATCATCGGCTTCAACGTCCGCCCGCAGGGCAAGGCGAGCCAGATGGCCGACAAGGAAGGTGTCGAGATCCGCTACTACTCGGTCATCTACCAGGCGATCGAGGAGATCGAGGCGGCGCTCAAGGGCATGCTCAAGCCGATCTACGAGGAGTCGACCCTCGGTCAGGCGGAGATCCGCGAGATCTTCCGCTCGTCCAAGGCCGGCAACATCGCAGGCTGCATGGTCACCTCGGGCGTCCTGCGCCGCAACGCCAAGGTCCGGATCCTGCGCGACGGATCGGTGGTGGCCGACAACCTCGACCTCGCCTCGCTCCGCCGCGAGAAGGACGACGCGTCCGAGGTCCGCGAGGGCTTCGAGTGCGGTCTCGTGCTCAGGAACTTCCAGGACATCAAGATCGGCGATGTCGTGGAGGCGTTCGAGATGCGCGAGATCGCGCGCACCTGA
- the truB gene encoding tRNA pseudouridine(55) synthase TruB has translation MAESGLVVVDKSAGLTSHDVVARVRRLAGTRKVGHAGTLDPMATGVLVLGVERATRLLGHLMLTEKAYDATIRLGASTTTDDAEGEVTATAATDGVDPDDVRDRLARFVGDIEQVPTAVSAIKVDGKRAYARVRDGEQVELKARPVTVHELVVHDVALPDVRISLRCSSGTYVRAIARDLGAALGVGGHLTALRRTAVGPFDLAVARTLEQLTDDFGVVPIADAARASFPVVDLDDEQAAHVRFGRGLDLALPAAGPHAVFAPDGTFLALYEQRGAQARPVAVFV, from the coding sequence ATGGCCGAGTCCGGACTGGTCGTGGTCGACAAGTCCGCGGGCCTGACCTCCCACGACGTCGTCGCGCGGGTGCGCCGGCTCGCCGGCACCCGCAAGGTCGGCCACGCCGGCACCCTCGACCCGATGGCCACCGGCGTGCTGGTGCTCGGCGTCGAGCGCGCCACGCGGCTGCTCGGCCACCTGATGCTGACCGAGAAGGCCTACGACGCCACCATCCGCCTCGGCGCCTCGACCACGACCGACGACGCCGAGGGCGAGGTCACCGCGACCGCTGCGACGGACGGCGTCGACCCCGACGACGTACGCGACCGGCTCGCCCGCTTCGTCGGCGACATCGAGCAGGTGCCGACCGCGGTCTCGGCGATCAAGGTCGACGGCAAGCGGGCCTACGCCCGGGTGCGCGACGGTGAGCAGGTGGAGCTGAAGGCCCGCCCGGTCACCGTCCACGAGCTCGTGGTGCACGACGTCGCGCTGCCCGACGTCCGGATCTCGCTGCGCTGCTCGTCCGGGACCTACGTCCGTGCGATCGCGCGGGACCTGGGCGCGGCCCTCGGCGTCGGCGGCCACCTGACCGCGCTGCGGCGCACGGCGGTCGGACCGTTCGACCTCGCCGTGGCCCGCACCCTCGAGCAGCTCACCGACGACTTCGGGGTGGTGCCGATCGCGGACGCGGCGCGCGCGTCGTTCCCGGTCGTCGACCTCGACGACGAGCAGGCCGCCCACGTCCGGTTCGGGCGCGGGCTCGACCTCGCGCTCCCGGCAGCGGGGCCGCACGCGGTGTTCGCGCCGGACGGGACGTTCCTCGCGCTCTACGAGCAGCGCGGCGCCCAGGCGCGACCGGTGGCCGTCTTCGTCTGA
- a CDS encoding DeoR/GlpR family DNA-binding transcription regulator, with product MYAEERQQAMAQLISRRGRLSVVQLAGEFEVTTETVRRDLSTLDRMGLVRRVHGGAVPAGSLTVIESGIGERDQSNPQAKEAIAAAAVALLPPPDSVVVIDAGTTTARFAAALPRDHRLTVITHAVPVATRLAGLPQIELHLLPGRVRPTTHAAVGADTVTALHELRADVAFVATNGITVGHGLTTPDADEAATKRAIIACARRTVVLADSTKFGVETAVRFATLDSLDALVTDGATDAADRRALEQAGIEVVVA from the coding sequence ATGTACGCCGAGGAGCGCCAGCAGGCGATGGCCCAGCTGATCAGTCGTCGCGGTCGGTTGTCGGTCGTGCAGCTCGCCGGGGAGTTCGAGGTCACCACCGAGACCGTCCGTCGCGACCTGTCGACGCTGGACCGGATGGGCCTCGTACGACGGGTGCACGGCGGGGCCGTCCCCGCGGGTTCGCTCACCGTCATCGAATCAGGTATCGGCGAGCGTGACCAGAGCAACCCGCAGGCGAAGGAGGCGATCGCCGCGGCGGCCGTCGCGCTGCTGCCCCCACCGGACTCGGTCGTCGTCATCGATGCCGGCACCACCACCGCCCGCTTCGCCGCCGCCCTCCCCCGCGACCACCGGCTCACGGTCATCACCCACGCGGTCCCGGTGGCGACCCGACTCGCCGGTCTCCCCCAGATCGAGCTGCACCTGCTGCCCGGACGTGTCCGCCCCACCACGCACGCCGCGGTCGGCGCCGACACGGTCACCGCGCTGCACGAGCTGCGGGCCGACGTCGCGTTCGTCGCGACCAACGGGATCACCGTCGGGCACGGCCTCACGACGCCCGACGCCGACGAGGCGGCCACCAAGCGGGCCATCATCGCCTGCGCGCGGCGCACGGTGGTGCTCGCCGACTCCACCAAGTTCGGCGTCGAGACCGCCGTCCGGTTCGCGACCCTGGACAGCCTCGACGCGCTGGTCACCGACGGCGCCACCGACGCCGCCGACCGACGAGCGCTCGAGCAGGCCGGGATCGAGGTGGTGGTCGCATGA
- the rbfA gene encoding 30S ribosome-binding factor RbfA encodes MSNPRVRKIADRIQVVVAEMLERRIKDPRLGFVTVTDVRVTGDSQQASIFYTVLGTEEELASTAAALESAKGVIRSEVAKQLGMRIVPSLTFIPDALPESARALDEVLARAKQQDEEVAARRVEAYAGEPDPYKKPREVVDEDDEDDEDDEDDLDELDTRDLDD; translated from the coding sequence ATGAGCAACCCCCGCGTCCGCAAGATCGCCGACCGGATCCAGGTCGTCGTCGCCGAGATGCTCGAGCGCCGGATCAAGGACCCGCGCCTCGGCTTCGTGACCGTGACCGACGTCCGGGTCACCGGTGACTCCCAGCAGGCCTCGATCTTCTACACCGTCCTCGGCACCGAGGAGGAGCTCGCCAGCACGGCGGCCGCGCTGGAGTCGGCCAAGGGCGTGATCCGCTCCGAGGTCGCCAAGCAGCTCGGCATGCGGATCGTCCCGTCGCTGACCTTCATCCCCGACGCCCTCCCCGAGAGCGCCCGCGCGCTCGACGAGGTGCTGGCGCGCGCGAAGCAGCAGGACGAGGAGGTGGCCGCGCGCCGCGTCGAGGCCTACGCCGGCGAGCCCGACCCGTACAAGAAGCCGCGCGAGGTCGTCGACGAGGACGACGAGGACGACGAGGACGACGAGGACGACCTGGACGAGCTCGACACCCGGGACCTCGACGACTGA
- a CDS encoding PTS fructose transporter subunit IIABC: MTDLITTDLVRLGAAWGSDKHDVIRALAGVVDDAGRATDKDQLVEDAFARESTSATGLPGGIAIPHCRTAGVDVPTLAFARLEPAVDFGAKDGPADIAFLIAAPAGGDADHLTILTKLARALVKPAFTDALRSAETDDDVVDLITHELGEPAPAKHAAASAPSGAATPAAGEATAPAATGAHAATATQDKPSLVAVTACPTGIAHTYMAAEALEAAAERAGVRLQVETQGSAGSTPLPPETIAAAGAVIFAVDVGVRDRGRFAGKPMVSSGVKRPIDDADAMIAEALRYAADPAGSPRVEGDASAASASSGTANESWGGRTRRVLMTGVSYMIPFVAAGGLLIALSFLFGGYEIVGPYGDIAVNNTLLNPPDPAALGLDHALFGSGVMAYIGAIFFIIGKTAFMFFVPALAGYIAYAIADRPGIAPGFVMGGLATNIFNVQSGGDNPVGLAQTGFLGAIVGGVLAGVIAHWLQQRKVPTWARGLMPVLVIPLVTSIVAGLLMILVFGKPIAWLMTQLTDGLNGMSGNYTILLGVILGLMMAFDMGGPLNKVAYSFAAAGVGTAAAASADAPELKIMAAVMLAGMVPPIALALSTVVRPGLYTAAERENGKAGWLLGASFITEGAIPFAAADPLRVIPAIMAGSAVTGGLSMALDVSVRAPHGGIFVLFAVSNVVGYLISLVAGVVVGAALVTLLKSTRTTDADVATV, encoded by the coding sequence ATGACCGACCTCATCACCACCGACCTCGTGCGGCTGGGAGCCGCCTGGGGCTCCGACAAGCACGACGTGATCAGGGCGCTCGCCGGCGTCGTCGACGACGCCGGCCGCGCCACCGACAAGGACCAGCTCGTCGAGGACGCGTTCGCCCGCGAGTCCACCTCCGCCACCGGTCTCCCCGGCGGCATCGCCATCCCGCACTGCCGGACCGCCGGCGTCGACGTGCCGACCCTGGCCTTCGCCCGCCTCGAGCCGGCGGTCGACTTCGGCGCGAAGGACGGTCCCGCCGACATCGCGTTCCTCATCGCCGCCCCCGCCGGCGGCGACGCCGACCACCTCACGATCCTCACCAAGCTCGCCCGCGCGCTGGTGAAGCCCGCCTTCACCGACGCCCTGCGCTCGGCCGAGACGGACGACGACGTGGTCGACCTGATCACCCACGAGCTCGGCGAGCCCGCTCCCGCCAAGCACGCCGCCGCCTCCGCCCCGTCCGGCGCGGCGACCCCGGCCGCCGGCGAGGCCACCGCGCCGGCCGCGACCGGCGCGCACGCCGCGACCGCCACCCAGGACAAGCCGTCGCTCGTCGCGGTCACCGCGTGCCCGACCGGCATCGCCCACACCTACATGGCCGCCGAGGCGCTCGAGGCCGCTGCCGAGCGCGCCGGCGTACGCCTCCAGGTCGAGACCCAGGGGTCGGCCGGCTCGACGCCGCTGCCGCCCGAGACGATCGCGGCCGCCGGCGCGGTGATCTTCGCCGTCGACGTGGGGGTCCGTGACCGCGGCCGCTTCGCCGGCAAGCCGATGGTCAGCAGCGGCGTGAAGCGCCCGATCGACGACGCCGACGCGATGATCGCCGAAGCCCTGCGCTACGCCGCGGACCCCGCAGGCTCCCCGAGGGTCGAGGGCGACGCGTCCGCCGCCAGCGCATCCAGCGGCACCGCCAACGAGTCGTGGGGCGGGCGTACCCGCCGCGTCCTGATGACCGGTGTCTCCTACATGATCCCGTTCGTCGCCGCGGGCGGCCTGCTGATCGCCCTCAGCTTCCTGTTCGGCGGCTACGAGATCGTCGGCCCCTACGGCGACATCGCGGTCAACAACACCCTCCTCAACCCGCCGGACCCGGCTGCGCTCGGCCTCGACCACGCCCTGTTCGGCTCCGGGGTGATGGCCTACATCGGTGCGATCTTCTTCATCATCGGCAAGACCGCGTTCATGTTCTTCGTTCCCGCGCTCGCCGGCTACATCGCGTACGCCATCGCCGACCGTCCCGGCATCGCGCCCGGCTTCGTGATGGGTGGCCTGGCCACCAACATCTTCAACGTCCAGAGCGGTGGCGACAACCCGGTCGGTCTGGCCCAGACGGGCTTCCTCGGCGCCATCGTCGGCGGTGTCCTCGCCGGTGTGATCGCCCACTGGCTCCAGCAGCGCAAGGTCCCGACCTGGGCCCGCGGCCTGATGCCCGTCCTGGTGATCCCGCTCGTCACCTCGATCGTTGCCGGCCTGCTCATGATCCTGGTCTTCGGCAAGCCGATCGCCTGGCTGATGACCCAGCTGACCGACGGCCTCAACGGCATGAGCGGCAACTACACCATCCTGCTCGGCGTGATCCTCGGGCTGATGATGGCCTTCGACATGGGCGGACCGCTCAACAAGGTCGCCTACAGCTTCGCCGCCGCCGGCGTCGGCACGGCTGCCGCCGCGTCCGCCGACGCCCCCGAGCTCAAGATCATGGCCGCCGTCATGCTCGCCGGCATGGTGCCGCCGATCGCGCTGGCCCTGTCGACCGTGGTCCGTCCGGGCCTCTACACGGCCGCCGAGCGGGAGAACGGCAAGGCCGGCTGGCTGCTGGGCGCCTCGTTCATCACCGAGGGCGCCATCCCGTTCGCCGCGGCCGACCCGCTGCGGGTGATCCCCGCGATCATGGCGGGCAGCGCGGTGACCGGCGGCCTCTCGATGGCCCTCGACGTCAGCGTCCGGGCCCCGCACGGCGGCATCTTCGTGCTCTTCGCGGTGTCGAACGTCGTCGGCTACCTCATCTCGCTGGTTGCCGGCGTCGTCGTCGGAGCCGCCCTGGTGACGCTCCTGAAGAGCACCCGCACCACCGACGCCGACGTCGCTACTGTCTGA
- a CDS encoding 1-phosphofructokinase family hexose kinase, with amino-acid sequence MILTLTPNPSIDRTVALDGELVRGQVHRVASVTSQAGGKGVNISRAAVSADIPSIAVVPAAKDDPFVLELLGAGIDCRPVRPAGDVRVNLTITEPDGTTTKLNSPGAEVLPLHLELMAQAVLVRAASASWTVLAGSLPAGAPATFYADLVRRLREAGGHVAVDTSEAPLQALVDALPHAAPDLMKPNGEELASFTGGDAETLESDPAAAAAAARQLIDRGVGAVLATLGGNGAVLVTAEGAWHATPPPTTVVSTVGAGDSSLFGYLLGDIRGLPAPDRLALAVSYGSAAAGLPGTTIPLPSQLRTELVGVTALGVIA; translated from the coding sequence ATGATCCTCACCCTCACCCCCAACCCGAGCATCGACCGCACCGTCGCGCTCGACGGCGAGCTCGTCCGCGGCCAGGTCCACCGGGTCGCCTCGGTGACCTCGCAGGCCGGCGGCAAGGGCGTCAACATCTCCCGCGCCGCGGTCAGCGCCGACATCCCCAGCATCGCCGTGGTGCCCGCGGCCAAGGACGACCCGTTCGTCCTCGAGCTGCTCGGCGCCGGCATCGACTGCCGTCCGGTGCGGCCGGCCGGGGACGTCCGGGTCAACCTCACCATCACCGAGCCCGACGGCACGACGACCAAGCTCAACTCCCCCGGCGCCGAGGTGCTGCCGCTCCACCTCGAGCTGATGGCGCAGGCGGTCCTGGTCCGCGCGGCCAGCGCGTCCTGGACGGTCCTGGCCGGCTCGCTTCCCGCCGGTGCTCCCGCGACCTTCTACGCCGACCTCGTGCGCCGCCTGCGCGAGGCCGGCGGCCACGTCGCCGTCGACACGTCCGAGGCGCCGCTCCAGGCGCTCGTCGACGCGCTCCCCCACGCCGCCCCCGACCTGATGAAGCCCAACGGCGAGGAGCTCGCCTCCTTCACCGGCGGCGACGCGGAGACCCTGGAGTCCGACCCGGCCGCGGCCGCAGCGGCGGCCCGGCAGCTCATCGACCGCGGCGTGGGCGCCGTCCTCGCCACGCTCGGCGGCAACGGCGCCGTCCTGGTCACCGCCGAGGGCGCGTGGCACGCCACCCCGCCCCCGACCACCGTCGTCAGCACCGTCGGTGCGGGCGACTCCAGCCTCTTCGGCTACCTCCTCGGCGACATCCGCGGGCTCCCCGCCCCGGACCGGCTCGCCCTCGCAGTCTCCTACGGCAGCGCCGCCGCAGGCCTACCCGGCACCACCATCCCCCTGCCCTCGCAGCTCCGCACGGAGCTCGTCGGCGTCACCGCACTGGGAGTCATCGCATGA